One region of Anaeromyxobacter paludicola genomic DNA includes:
- a CDS encoding diguanylate cyclase yields MQRGEEGSRGDGHRGDGDAGARALREDLARSQADCAQMIDANRRLREAAERREEILATCARDLRGPADQLLLHARALLQGAAGPLAPPQAEAIEAIARESRQLLHLADDLLALRALDSGAEPIERAPADLREVAQGACALVEPLAREREVRLAPELPAHPVPLSLDALRLREALGTLLARAVEQARPGAVLELAVSPLPAGARVTLAAARQPHVTPAPSGARRPQRAGEPPPAGAPVRLLARIGGLGLALARAVVELHGGTLEVDGDPLHPEAVRVDLPEAPPPGRARPRDGERARILVVEDDPDARAALELLLESGYDVESAEDGEQGLARCRADLPDLVLMDVFMPRMDGFAALAALRTDPRTAEVPVILVSGRGDDLTRAGSLDLGAVDFLQKPFSERELKARIDRTLRLTRRQRQLRELAQTDPLTGLPNRRAFRTQLAEELKRARRAYGPVSCVMIDMDDLKPVNDTLGHAAGDRAIASMAEAIRTELRETDFGARYGGDEFVVLLPHTGAAEARVFAERVRSRLLATVLDLEGHAVPLRASFGVASLEEGGEGSGEDLVRRADAALYQAKRTGRGGVAVHGHPSPPEADVAAPH; encoded by the coding sequence ATGCAGCGAGGCGAGGAAGGGAGCCGGGGCGACGGCCACCGCGGCGACGGCGACGCCGGCGCGCGGGCCCTGCGCGAGGATCTCGCCCGGAGCCAGGCCGACTGCGCCCAGATGATCGACGCCAACCGCCGGCTCCGCGAGGCCGCGGAGCGGCGCGAGGAGATCCTCGCCACCTGCGCGCGCGACCTGCGCGGCCCCGCCGACCAGCTCCTGCTGCACGCCCGGGCGCTCCTGCAGGGCGCCGCCGGGCCGCTCGCGCCCCCGCAGGCGGAGGCCATCGAGGCGATCGCGCGGGAGTCCCGGCAGCTGCTCCATCTCGCCGACGACCTCCTCGCCCTGCGCGCGCTCGACTCCGGCGCCGAGCCGATCGAGCGCGCCCCCGCCGATCTGCGGGAGGTCGCGCAGGGCGCGTGCGCGCTCGTGGAGCCGCTGGCGCGCGAGCGGGAGGTGCGGCTCGCGCCCGAGCTGCCGGCCCATCCGGTGCCGCTCTCCCTCGACGCCCTGCGGCTGCGGGAGGCGCTCGGGACCCTGCTCGCCCGCGCCGTCGAGCAGGCCCGCCCCGGGGCGGTCCTCGAGCTCGCCGTGTCGCCCCTCCCGGCGGGCGCGCGGGTCACCCTCGCGGCCGCGCGGCAGCCCCACGTCACCCCGGCCCCCTCGGGCGCGCGCCGGCCGCAGCGCGCCGGGGAGCCGCCGCCCGCCGGCGCCCCCGTCCGCCTGCTCGCCCGGATCGGGGGCCTGGGGCTCGCGCTCGCCCGCGCCGTCGTGGAGCTGCACGGCGGGACGCTCGAGGTGGACGGCGATCCCCTCCACCCGGAAGCGGTCCGGGTGGATCTGCCGGAGGCGCCGCCGCCCGGCCGGGCGCGGCCGCGCGACGGCGAGCGCGCGCGGATCCTGGTGGTCGAGGACGACCCCGACGCCCGCGCGGCGCTGGAGCTCCTGCTCGAGAGCGGCTACGACGTCGAGAGCGCCGAGGACGGCGAGCAGGGCCTGGCCCGCTGTCGCGCCGACCTGCCGGACCTCGTCCTCATGGACGTGTTCATGCCGCGCATGGACGGGTTCGCCGCGCTGGCGGCGCTCCGGACCGATCCCCGCACCGCGGAGGTGCCGGTGATCCTGGTCTCCGGGCGCGGCGACGACCTCACCCGCGCCGGCAGCCTCGACCTCGGCGCGGTGGACTTCCTGCAGAAGCCCTTCTCCGAGCGCGAGCTCAAGGCCCGGATCGACCGGACCCTGCGGCTCACCCGGCGGCAGCGGCAGCTGCGCGAGCTGGCGCAGACCGATCCCCTCACCGGGCTGCCCAACCGGCGCGCCTTCCGCACCCAGCTGGCCGAGGAGCTGAAGCGGGCCCGCCGCGCCTACGGGCCGGTCTCGTGCGTGATGATCGACATGGACGACCTGAAGCCGGTGAACGACACGCTCGGCCACGCCGCCGGCGACCGCGCCATCGCCTCGATGGCCGAGGCGATCCGGACCGAGCTGCGCGAGACCGACTTCGGCGCGCGCTACGGCGGCGACGAGTTCGTGGTCCTCCTCCCCCACACCGGCGCGGCCGAGGCCCGGGTCTTCGCCGAGCGCGTCCGCTCGCGCCTGCTCGCGACGGTGCTCGACCTCGAGGGGCACGCGGTCCCGCTGCGGGCCTCCTTCGGCGTGGCCTCGCTGGAGGAGGGCGGCGAGGGCAGCGGCGAGGACCTCGTCCGCCGGGCCGACGCGGCGCTCTACCAGGCGAAGCGGACCGGCCGAGGCGGCGTGGCGGTGCACGGGCACCCCTCCCCGCCCGAGGCCGACGTCGCCGCGCCCCACTGA
- a CDS encoding sigma-54-dependent transcriptional regulator has translation MNYRLLIVDDENDSREALAELAQRWGYDVQTASDGTEALRRAIEWHPDVILTDLVMPNMDGLWLLRALRAELPDCPVVLLTGRGTIQTAVQAIKEGAYEFIEKPLEVSRLRIVLDRALEKKETMREVQLLRRRLAALAPGTDMIGSGPAMQRVFELVKKVSPSNASVVIGGESGTGKEVLARAVHSLSPRKDKPFVALNCSAIPATLIESELFGYERGAFTGADQRRLGNFELAHGGTLFLDEVGELPLEMQGKFLRVLEERKFRRLGGKAEVEVDVRVICASNRDLKDEIRKGRFREDLYFRLHVFTIVLPPLRERREDIPILVQHFIEKFNGETGKHVQGVSAQAMETLQSYAWPGNIRELRNTVERAMILVDHDLIGEEHLPPDMRPSRPEAAALRVPVGIPLRDVEKEYILASLQRNGGNKARTAEVLGISEKTLYNKLNRYAASARDRAGEGSEPGDGHGAAAGAKL, from the coding sequence ATGAACTACCGGCTCCTCATCGTGGACGACGAGAACGACAGCCGGGAGGCGCTCGCCGAGCTCGCGCAGCGCTGGGGCTACGACGTGCAGACCGCCTCCGACGGCACGGAGGCCCTCCGGCGCGCCATCGAGTGGCACCCCGACGTGATCCTCACCGATCTCGTCATGCCCAACATGGATGGGCTCTGGCTGCTGCGCGCGCTGCGGGCCGAGCTGCCCGACTGCCCGGTGGTGCTCCTCACCGGGCGCGGCACCATCCAGACGGCGGTGCAGGCGATCAAGGAAGGGGCCTACGAGTTCATCGAGAAGCCGCTCGAGGTCTCCCGGCTCCGCATCGTGCTCGACCGCGCGCTCGAGAAGAAGGAGACGATGCGCGAGGTCCAGCTGCTCCGGCGGCGCCTCGCCGCGCTCGCGCCCGGCACCGACATGATCGGCTCCGGGCCCGCGATGCAGCGGGTCTTCGAGCTCGTGAAGAAGGTGTCGCCCTCGAACGCCAGCGTGGTCATCGGCGGCGAGAGCGGCACGGGCAAGGAGGTGCTGGCGCGCGCCGTCCACAGCCTCTCGCCGCGCAAGGACAAGCCCTTCGTGGCCCTCAACTGCTCCGCCATCCCCGCCACGCTCATCGAGTCCGAGCTGTTCGGGTACGAGCGCGGCGCCTTCACCGGCGCCGACCAGCGCCGGCTCGGCAACTTCGAGCTCGCCCACGGCGGGACGCTCTTCCTCGACGAGGTGGGCGAGCTGCCGCTCGAGATGCAGGGCAAGTTCCTCCGCGTGCTCGAGGAGCGGAAGTTCCGCCGGCTCGGCGGCAAGGCCGAGGTCGAGGTGGACGTGCGGGTCATCTGCGCGAGCAACCGCGATCTGAAGGACGAGATCCGCAAGGGGCGCTTCCGCGAGGACCTCTACTTCCGCCTCCACGTCTTCACCATCGTGCTCCCGCCGCTGCGGGAGCGGCGCGAGGACATCCCCATCCTCGTCCAGCACTTCATCGAGAAGTTCAACGGTGAGACCGGCAAGCACGTGCAGGGGGTGTCCGCGCAGGCGATGGAGACGCTCCAGAGCTACGCCTGGCCCGGCAACATCCGCGAGCTGCGCAACACGGTCGAGCGGGCCATGATCCTCGTGGACCACGACCTCATCGGCGAGGAGCACCTCCCGCCGGACATGCGCCCCTCGCGCCCCGAGGCGGCGGCGCTCCGCGTGCCGGTGGGCATCCCGCTGCGCGACGTGGAGAAGGAGTACATCCTCGCCTCGCTGCAGCGGAACGGGGGCAACAAGGCCCGCACCGCGGAGGTGCTCGGGATCAGCGAGAAGACGCTCTACAACAAGCTGAACCGCTACGCCGCGAGCGCGCGCGACCGCGCCGGCGAGGGCTCCGAGCCGGGCGACGGCCACGGGGCCGCGGCGGGCGCGAAGCTCTGA
- a CDS encoding histidine kinase dimerization/phospho-acceptor domain-containing protein produces the protein MAEDAATLEGLHVEALTRLAGGVAHDVKNPLNAMALQLALLGDKVAGGGDGVAQACAQNLASLKTQIGRVDEVMRRFLSVADPSAEGNWLDLAAYAPDAVTLFGHEARRRGVELRCEAPSMPLRARCAPSAGARLVLALLLEAVSSCPPGSRILLSASAAGGEVRVALTRPAGGSFPGLLDAVRAGAEQLGGRLTVTAEGDVATRVLSLLGERTT, from the coding sequence ATGGCCGAGGATGCTGCCACGCTCGAAGGACTCCACGTCGAGGCGCTCACGCGACTCGCGGGGGGCGTCGCACACGACGTGAAGAACCCGCTCAACGCCATGGCGCTGCAGCTCGCGCTCCTGGGCGACAAGGTGGCGGGCGGCGGCGACGGCGTGGCGCAGGCCTGCGCCCAGAACCTCGCCTCCCTGAAGACGCAGATCGGGCGGGTGGACGAGGTGATGCGGCGCTTCCTCTCGGTCGCGGATCCGTCCGCGGAGGGAAACTGGCTCGACCTGGCGGCCTACGCGCCCGACGCCGTCACGCTCTTCGGGCACGAGGCGCGCCGCCGCGGCGTGGAGCTGCGGTGCGAGGCGCCGTCCATGCCCCTGCGCGCGCGCTGCGCCCCGTCCGCCGGCGCGCGGCTCGTGCTGGCGCTGCTGCTCGAGGCGGTCTCGAGCTGCCCGCCGGGGAGCAGGATCCTGCTCAGCGCCTCCGCCGCGGGGGGAGAGGTGCGGGTGGCGCTGACGCGGCCCGCCGGCGGGAGCTTCCCGGGGCTCCTCGACGCGGTTCGCGCCGGCGCGGAGCAGCTCGGGGGCCGGCTCACGGTGACGGCGGAGGGGGACGTCGCCACCCGGGTGCTCAGCCTGCTGGGTGAGAGGACCACATGA
- a CDS encoding CapA family protein: MWLALCLSLAGVVPARADSPQASPAEPTGAAPRVEPAALPALPPVRPLPPAAPGVRTTAEATIGAVGDVLMHAAVKETAAAHGGDYGFLWAPVADLLRSNDLTFANLETPVAPRTGTGARSFVFNAPPAAVRALGAAGVKLVSVANNHIFDQGRDGFLETVAELDRLGMPFVGAGPAPHEAGPRLVELNGLRVAFLGFAQFFNQSGNDCPARREGPCVKASLLDPERAVAAVREAAARSDAVVVSIHWGVEYTGQPREAEVALAHRLADAGALVVLGHHPHVLQPLELYRREDGRVAAIAYSLGNFVSNQSRNFVPGVTPDAVAAPREGALLRVRLARRDYGRGVELVELAGVDYVPLWTENDTVELDRKRHPEARPTIRVVALDRALAEVRAELARFPEPLPAPERPAWVKLRRREAAYAARRAEILATLGEELAREVAPPPPESAAATR; encoded by the coding sequence GTGTGGCTCGCCCTGTGCCTCTCCCTCGCCGGGGTCGTCCCGGCCCGGGCCGACTCGCCGCAGGCCAGCCCGGCCGAGCCCACCGGCGCAGCGCCGCGGGTCGAGCCGGCGGCGCTCCCCGCGCTCCCCCCGGTCCGGCCGCTCCCGCCCGCCGCCCCCGGCGTGCGGACGACCGCCGAGGCCACCATTGGCGCCGTCGGGGACGTGCTCATGCACGCCGCGGTCAAGGAGACCGCGGCGGCCCACGGCGGCGACTACGGCTTCCTCTGGGCGCCGGTCGCCGACCTGCTGCGCTCGAACGACCTCACCTTCGCGAACCTCGAGACCCCGGTCGCCCCGCGCACCGGCACCGGCGCCCGCAGCTTCGTCTTCAACGCGCCGCCGGCCGCGGTCCGAGCCCTGGGCGCGGCCGGGGTGAAGCTCGTGAGCGTGGCCAACAACCACATCTTCGACCAGGGGCGGGACGGGTTCCTCGAGACGGTGGCCGAGCTCGATCGGCTGGGGATGCCCTTCGTCGGGGCCGGGCCGGCCCCGCACGAGGCCGGGCCGCGCCTCGTCGAGCTGAACGGCCTCCGGGTGGCCTTCCTCGGCTTCGCGCAGTTCTTCAACCAGTCGGGCAACGACTGCCCGGCGCGCCGCGAGGGGCCGTGCGTGAAGGCCTCGCTCCTCGACCCCGAGCGCGCCGTCGCCGCGGTGCGCGAGGCCGCCGCCCGGAGCGACGCCGTGGTGGTCTCGATCCACTGGGGCGTGGAGTACACCGGCCAGCCGCGGGAGGCGGAGGTGGCGCTGGCGCACCGGCTGGCCGACGCCGGCGCGCTCGTGGTCCTCGGCCACCACCCCCACGTGCTGCAGCCGCTCGAGCTCTACCGGCGCGAGGACGGGCGCGTCGCGGCCATCGCCTACTCGCTCGGGAACTTCGTCTCGAACCAGTCGCGGAACTTCGTGCCCGGCGTGACGCCCGACGCGGTGGCCGCGCCGCGCGAGGGCGCCCTCCTGCGGGTCCGGCTCGCCCGGCGCGACTACGGCCGCGGGGTGGAGCTGGTGGAGCTCGCCGGCGTGGACTACGTGCCGCTCTGGACGGAGAACGACACGGTCGAGCTCGACCGGAAGCGCCACCCGGAGGCCCGCCCCACGATCCGCGTCGTCGCGCTCGACCGCGCGCTCGCCGAGGTGCGGGCCGAGCTGGCGCGCTTCCCGGAGCCGCTGCCGGCGCCGGAGCGCCCGGCGTGGGTGAAGCTGCGCCGGCGGGAGGCCGCCTACGCCGCCCGCCGGGCCGAGATCCTGGCGACGCTCGGGGAGGAGCTGGCCCGCGAGGTGGCCCCGCCGCCCCCCGAGTCGGCCGCGGCTACCCGCTGA
- a CDS encoding deoxycytidylate deaminase encodes MDRRASWDEYFMNIARVVATRATCDRKHVGAVVVRDRTILSTGYNGSIRGLPHCSEVGHMMEDGHCVATVHAEANAIIQAAKNGASIDGFTIYTTASPCWPCFKLIANSGCRRIVFGEFYRDHRIFEYAQKLGIELCELQVPEKPDLQPEDTGRARPVSG; translated from the coding sequence ATGGATCGACGCGCCAGCTGGGACGAGTACTTCATGAACATCGCGCGGGTGGTGGCCACCCGGGCCACCTGCGACCGCAAGCACGTGGGCGCGGTGGTGGTGAGGGATCGCACCATCCTCTCCACCGGCTACAACGGGTCCATCCGCGGCCTGCCGCACTGCTCCGAGGTGGGGCACATGATGGAGGACGGCCACTGCGTGGCGACGGTGCACGCCGAGGCGAACGCCATCATCCAGGCCGCCAAGAACGGCGCGTCGATCGACGGGTTCACCATCTACACCACCGCCTCCCCGTGCTGGCCCTGCTTCAAGCTCATCGCCAACTCCGGCTGCAGGCGGATCGTGTTCGGCGAGTTCTACCGGGACCACCGGATCTTCGAGTACGCCCAGAAGCTCGGGATCGAGCTCTGCGAGCTCCAGGTGCCGGAGAAGCCCGATCTGCAGCCCGAGGACACCGGCCGGGCCCGCCCGGTCAGCGGGTAG